A window of Apium graveolens cultivar Ventura chromosome 8, ASM990537v1, whole genome shotgun sequence contains these coding sequences:
- the LOC141680019 gene encoding uncharacterized protein LOC141680019, with the protein MTEKDGKLRHPAYAEARKTMDAKFPYFAEDDRNVRLGLASDGFSPYRTMSTTHSTWPIVLVNYNLPPWLCMKPENLLLSMIISGPESPRNSIDVFMQPLIAELKDLWDKGIETYDALAGENFNLCASIYGPLAIFWGTQCYPFGAQRVIWAVRKFLELNHKWRFDKKRFNGEIEMGMSPSILSGLEVEELLTGFQNQYGGAKSKKKEKNLYDSILGTLLNMCGKSKDHLNSRFDLQEMGIRKDLHPFLTNDGKAYEIRAVIFDMTNKEKETFCAVLENAKLTEHRALIEGQARPKRFKRERVHTDDFYKWLQEQVGKKEVILPELQVLSKGPNRVAKQFSGYVINGFRFHTKFRDARCITQNSGVFLSALTTSFASSKDENPLVSEVNYYGRIEEILEIDYWGEISVVLFKCCWYQEETDLYGLIRVNFSKLCQKSDPYVLASQVQQVYYLQDPVDKSYDNVIKKLPRDWSEVESPDAKERPDANESPETVRAGVEVSDVHWCRDDAPIIEIPVTEEEENAS; encoded by the exons ATGACGGAAAAAGATGGTAAACTGAGGCATCCGGCATATGCCGAGGCCAGGAAGACGATGGATGCCAAATTCCCTTATTTTGCGGAAGACGATAGAAATGTCAGATTAGGTCTAGCATCTGATGGGTTCAGTCCATATCGTACAATGAGTACAACTCATAGTACATGGCCGATTGTGTTAGTAAATTATAATCTCCCACCTTGGTTATGCATGAAGCCGGAAAACTTGTTACTCTCAATGATTATCTCCGGTCCAGAATCTCCAAGAAACAGTATTGATGTTTTTATGCAGCCCCTTATCGCTGAGttgaaagatttatgggataaaGGCATAGAAACTTATGATGCTTTAGCTGGAGAAAATTTTAATCTGTGTGCAAGTATTTATGGACCATTAGCGATTTTTTGGGGTACGCAATGCTATCCGTTTGGAGCACAAAGGGTTATTTGGGCTGTCCG GAAATTTTTAGAGCTGAACCATAAGTGGAGGTTTGATAAAAAGAGGTTCAATGGTGAAATTGAAATGGGAATGAGTCCGTCAATTTTATCAGGGCTAGAGGTTGAAGAATTATTAACCGGTTTTCAGAACCAGTATGGGGGTGCTAAAAGCAAGAAAAAAG AAAAGAACCTATATGATAGCATACTTGGTACTTTACTAAATATGTGTGGGAAATCGAAAGACCATTTAAATTCTCGATTTGATCTTCAAGAAATGGGAATCAGGAAAGACCTACATCCATTTTTAACAAATGATGGGAAAGCGTACGAGATAAGGGCTGTTATATTTGATATGACGAATAAGGAAAAAGAAACTTTTTGTGCAGTGTTGGAGAATGCTAAATTGAC GGAACATCGAGCTTTAATTGAAGGCCAAGCTAGACCTAAAAGATTTAAAAGGGAAAGAGTTCATACTGATGATTTTTATAAGTGGCTGCAAGAACAAGTTGGAAAAAAGGAAGTTATTTTGCCAGAATTACAAGTTCTTTCAAAGGGCCCTAATCGAGTAGCTAAACAATTTAGTGGATATGTCATTAATGGATTCAGATTTCATACTAAGTTTCGAGATGCTAGGTGTATAACACAAAACAGTGGTGTATTCCTAAGTGCCTTGACAACCAGCTTTGCGAGTTCGAAAGATGAGAATCCACTGGTTAGTGAAGTCAATTACTAtggaagaattgaagaaatacTGGAAATTGATTATTGGGGAGAAATTTCAGTTGTTTTGTTTAAATGTTGTTGGTACCAAGAAGAGACAGACTTGTATGGCCTTATTCGTGTTAATTTTAGTAAACTATGCCAAAAATCTGATCCGTATGTTTTGGCATCACAAGTACAGCAAGTCTACTACTTACAAGATCCTGTTGATAAATCATACGACAATGTCATCAAGAAACTTCCAAGAGACTGGTCTGAGGTTGAAAGCCCAGATGCAAAAGAAAGGCCAGATGCAAATGAAAGCCCAGAGACTGTTCGTGCGGGCGTTGAAGTTAGTGATGTTCATTGGTGCAGAGATGATGCCCCAATAATAGAGATCCCAGTTACCGAAGAGGAAGAAAATGCTTCTTAG